A segment of the Eleutherodactylus coqui strain aEleCoq1 chromosome 6, aEleCoq1.hap1, whole genome shotgun sequence genome:
GATGGCAGATGCCCTTTAAATAATGGTGTGACAGATCCTCCAAAGAGACAAGTTAGTTGTTGGCCTATAGatcagtttttgagccaaagtcagaaaGGGATTCAAAAGGACTGGAAAATATAAATGAGGGACGTAAATGTCTTCCTGCcagatccacttctggttttgactcAAAAGTGCATTAAAATCTTCAGTAGAGTTTTTCCAAAAACTGCACTTTATGAACCCTCCCTAAAGACGGTTTGCAAGCAAAATCCTGAAACTCCCGGATTTCCAATATGACTATTACTAAAATTGTATCTCTAAAACAAACCAGGACATGAAATGTATTGCTGAGTTTTCTTTTATTGAACAGAATGCAAATAGTGCGGTCGGATATTTAAGGCTTATAAATGATGGAACGATgacataaaaaatgcaatattgTATTAATGCAAGGTGAAATATGTTAAAACTTACCACAGACAGGATTGTAAACAACCAAGTAGAGTTAAAGAATATTCTAAAGGCCCCTTCACACAAGTGCAAGTATATTTGTGCACGTTTTTGTACAATTaaattgcgtatttgtgcacgcaactgCTTTTTGTATTGTACTTTTTGATTGCGCTAGTCATGTGCAATTACacaggcaaaaaatacccatcaATGTTCCCAACCATTGAAATGACCAAATTCTTTAATGAGTGTAAGATGTGATCTTTTTCTAggtaaatgcgcaggaaaatagagcatgctgcgttttttttttgggcaACGCAATTGCGCATACGAAATATGCAATCGggaacaaacccaatgaaataCGCCTATGTGAAGGGTTGCTAATACTCAGCTCGTAACTGTAAACTTATTTGAGGATGGTATAAGCTCTAGATAGGAGTTATTAGATAAGCACCACCGACATTAACATAGTATCACTCCCATGTAATGTTCAGTAGTATCATAGCATTGTTCTGCCGGAAAGAAGAGAATTCAGTTTTCAGTGGAAACTCCCTTGTTGATGAACTCTTGGATCTTGTCTCGGACTTCTTTCTCCAATAACTGGACTTGATCCTGTGCACTTACGGTGTATTCTCCAAACTTCTTCTTCATGTCTTCCACTTTCTGAGCAATGTCTTTGTTGAGGGTATCAACATAGGGGATCATTGTGTCTTTGAACTCTGCAATCTTCTGGGCTATCTTCTGGCTCATCTCGGTAAGGTATGGCTCTAAGGTCTGCTTGGCATTTGTCATATCTCCACCCAACTTGCTTTTTAGCTCATTGATAAAGGGGGGCAGTTGCTCTTTCAGATCCTTTGTGAACTCCTGGATTTTGCTGTCCATCTGCTCAATGTTCTTCGATATCTGAAATTTAATGTTGTTGATCTGGTTACTCAGTTCTTCCTTCGTATTGCCTGCGAATGGTTGAAGGTTTTTGTTTAGCTCCTGCAGTTGTTGATCAACGTTCTCTTTGACTTTTTCAGTGATGGGTTTCAGTTGATTTCTCAATTTTTCCACATTGTCGTCTATTGTAGTCTTGAGTTGCTGGGTATATGGGGTCAGTGAttcctgcagattttctgtaTTTTCTTTGAGCTTGGCTCCTAGGTCACTTGTTACAGATTTCAGCTGCTCAGTGACTTTCTTGGTGTTTTCGTCGAATTGGGTTCGCAGCTGCTCTGCATAGGGAGCAAGTTTGGTCTTAAGCTCCTCTGCATTCTGACTCAGCAGCTTTTGTACTTCTTCTATACGTGGGGACAGCTGGACCTTCAACTTCTCCAGCTCCTGTTTTATGGTTTCCTTCATTTTTTCTGGGTCTTGTGTTAGTTCGTCTTGTATCTGCTTGACAAAGGGAGTAAGTTTTTCTTCTAGTTGTCCTGCATAAAGATTCATGTTCTTCAGGTTTTGCTCAATTAGAGAACTGTGgagcaaaagaaaaatattagGAATGGCAATTAATAGTAATAAATTTTATATAGCATCAACATATTGttcagcactttacaaatcaaaaGGTACATgaacagacaaaatcagacatttcatacagtattaaccctttgcaatccaattttggattcagggtttcctagggggctttctctttctgccattatacaatggcgccatctgctggctagaaccagtactgcagtatgtgacatgccggagaggccccgacaacaaagTGGccagcaatatatagtaagaataacctgctggacatcttccatcatcggagctgcacaggtttcaatcagaatgtaggaaaacgtcagacagtggattggaaagggttaaagtaacaatagaagtgagggccctgctcacaagagcttacaatctatgaggaactaGGTGTGACACAAAAGGGTAGGAATGCTTGTTCTGAACACTGGCCCAGCCCTCTATTAGATAAGTAGGGTAATAGACATGAACCTGTATGAGCCGGTCACCAGCCAATATCTGTGTATGTACGGATATACAGTGCCTTAGGGTATATAGGGTGTGGAGGACACTGCCCATTTTCTGGGAGAGAGTGCAGAGGAAGGGTAAACAGAGAAAAGATAGATTAGGAGATGTGATAGGCCaccctaaagagatgtgttttaaGGAACACCTAAAACTGTGGGCGTTggtgattaacctgattgtctggggtagcacaTACAAATAATTTGTGCAGCTTGAGAAAAAATCTTGGGAGTAGGAGGTTTAGACTACGGAGgaactaaaggtacctttacatagcCAAGCACAGCAGTCTCTTCATTGTTTGCCAGCACAACTTTGTATATTTTGTAGCAGCTGTGCTAGTCGTGAAGTTCAGTCCcagtcacttgaatgggactgaggagCAGCAAGAAGGAATACAAGCCACAGCCTCTGCAAGTGTATAGAGCTGTGCTTGATAGACAGTAACGCTGGACCCGTAGGGATGCTAAGAGTCAAACACAtaccaatctaatattgatggcgTATCTTGAAGATAGGTCTTCTTTTTTAAAGTTCTGGAAAACCACTaaaccccctttaaccctttccaatccactgtctgacgtttaaagacattctgattgaaggctgtacagctccgatgtcggaagatgtgtagcagagtattcttactgtatattactagccactctgttgtcagggggcctctccagcatgtctcatacagcagtactggctctagccagcagatggcgccattgtataatggcagaaagagagagacccctaggaaaccctaaatctaaaattggattggaaagggttaataccaaaagtataaatatttaaaaaaaggaaaagatgAAAAGAAGCCAAgtaaggagaaataaaaaaaaaataaaaattttatgaACATGTATAAAGTTAAGATGaagaatgcagaaaaaaaatataactgATACAACACTTAACAGCTTTGGCATCCCTGCCCAGCCAATACACCAGCTAATACAGCAATATAATCGTGCGCACGTGCTCTGCCCCCTCTTGCCAATGCAAAAATCCCCAACTGTACAAAGTTTCCCCATTTATCCACAGGTAGTAGCAACTTTGCTAAGTCTTAATCATTGTTTTTTCCTCCACTCCTGCATTAAAGGATAAATATAGAAATGGCTGTTAGAAACTGCCAGTGATCATAATCACGACTGAGCTGGATACAAACTATATAAAGGTTCTTTTATGAATTGAGTCAAAGTTATGAACTGATGtaagttggtaaaatgagtacccagcttgctcgggggtaataaacaaaattaCCTGGAAGTGCTGAGGAATAagttgaaagagagagagagagagagagagagagagagaaagctcgaGACCCGGCGtcccccatacaaaaatgctcgagtctcccattgtaatcaatggggttcgttactcgagtagagctctcgaattttacgaaaagctcgactcgaataacacagaCCCGAGCTTTTTCCATATAATCACTTTAATGACTTTTATTCTAAATTtatcatcaatgatttctattCCGAAACTCTCATGATTTATTCTGCTTATCTAGTCATTCATTTTCCCATTTGTTTATCTATCTATTGGAATAGAGCTCTTGTAGAAAACATTATGTTCTACTTCTATtcatacaaacaaacaaacaaataagacATTACTGGAGTTGTTTCCTATTGGGAAAACGTGTTCCTCATTTAGAAAACAACTAACAAACTTATACTCGCCTCTCCGGCTCCCCACGTGTCCCCCCTGTATCTCCGGTCTCCCCTACAACATAGAGCCTACAGGCTGCAGCAGACAGTTTGTGGGACTTTACAGGCTGCTACAGGCAATCAGGACCTAGCAATCGATCACTGAgttcatgattggctgcagcagcttataGAATCCCGTACAACGTGCGGTAGCAGTCTGTAAACACAATGGAGTGCGATGGTACATTAGGGGgaagggagaggtaagtataaactTGTTTGTTATTTTCTAGCATGGGGAACCTGTTTTTCCAATAAAAGTTTCTCGGACTACGCCTTCAACTATGATTTTAtcctatgtaattatatacaacaAGTTTTATCTAGCTATACTTTACGAGACGAGTATTCTACATGACCATTATCTACATATATATCTTTACAGATGTATTTGCttcatattttttatatatttttacatattaGCATATTTACATTGATAACTCAAACTTTATATACAGATCTAGCAGCACTAACACATGTTGCATCAGCCATTTCGATAGCACTACTGCTATTCCCTATAAATGACAGTGGCCACACTACACAATTGGCATGGTCAAAAGGCGCCAGGTGGTCTGCGCTACAGTTGTAGAGCGCcgatgctacatctgtactttatACTACATAATTATATTGACATTTTACTTTTATGTTCTTATTTCCTCTTCCCTCTTTCATTTACTTCacacttttctatattttatatctttatatttaatatgtttttgTATGTAAATGTAATATCCAACTATCTAATGAAGAGGTCTAACGCCTCGAAATTTGTTATCCTGCTGGTTCTCCATAAAAATTTTTCTTACACCACTAGTGTGATGAAATGGTGCAAGTAGAGACTTGTACTATTTCATCATCTATAGGTCACACTGGATTCCTTGCCTATTAACTTTTGGTTCACCCTTTAAGTGATTGATGGGTACCTGGTTAGAGTCAAGGCGAAAAGCTAAGTTTACTGGGAACATGATGAAACAGAGAAGATGAAAGATAATAAAATATGTCAGTATCAATGTACAAATAAGCAACTCTATGTATAGAAGAAATGGAGAAAGGGCAAAAAAAGAGGACATGAATGGGAAGTAGGCAACTAAAAGtaaatatatatagctatatctcTTATAGACTGGCTCTCCATTCTGACTTATGAGGGTGCCCCCTCTACGATATCTgtatgccataataatgcacaTGGACAAGGGTTGTCTTCATATAGGGTCTATATAACTGTTCATGATATATGGCAACCCAAGAGGAATATACAACATGCTATATCAGTGGTCACAGCAATACATTCAGCATATAGCATTAAACATTCATGGATATTTGAACACTTACCTTAACTGCTTGCTAATATCAGACTGTTGTATCTCCTCCACTTTGTCTTTGGTATTGCTGGTCAGCTGGGTGAAGTAATTCCAGAAAGCATCACTTATCTGGTCGGTGTTGACCTCGCCTTGAGATCCTAAAACAGAAGAAGAAATATTAGGAAGTTGAAGTTTACTCATCATACTGATGCCCTTTATTCAGTTCAGTGGTGTACATATAATTTGTATTGGGGCTGTGTAGTTGGAGTCATGGAATCGGAGTCAGTTTTGAATGATTTCGGCTTCAGTAGAAATGTACCAAATTCCAACTACAACAGATGATTAAGTTGTGTTATATGTAGCTTATTAAAGGTAATTAAACCAGTAAGCAAAAGCAGAACTTTGTAGAATGATCACAGAAAGGTTATGTCAGGACACCTAATATATACAGTAATTTAGGAAAATACATGAGTAAGCCATGAGTGCATTATATTACTAGACATATTCTATGGTTCTGAGCGTATTGTTTGCAATCATATGTACCCATCTATCTTCATCTATAAGGGTGAAGCTTATAGGGGTGCAGAGTTACCAGTCCCACTTATTGTAGGCTCTGCTGCCTATGGGCTAAAACGCCCCGCTGACACATAGGAAAACATCAGTattatacattttattagtattatatgGTAACTGGGAATGCTTATTACAGTGTTAGTATTGGGGTCCTGGATCATCAGGTTGCACTTCTGTTCAGCTAAGTTTCATTTAGGTATTTACTGACCTGTGATTGCACACACAACTAGTGCCAGAGCTacggctttcaaaaacatgttgACTCTTTGGATAGGTCAGCCTTGTCCCAACGGTGAAAATCTGTATCAACAAATGAATTACATTTCAGAAATTAGACTAGTAAATATAGGCCTGTAGAAGAAGGTACTTAGATGCTGTAATGTAGCGGTCTCCACTTTTTGTGAAACTACCAAGGTTTTCTTGGAATCCCAAGAGTTATAGTTTTCCAATAGCTGAAGAGCCAGATAGCAATACATGTGGTATCGCTCTATGGTGGTCTTAAATATGAATATATGTGAAAGATCTTCAACAAAAAGCATGAATGAGATTGCTCCTTACCTGATCCTTTGGTGTTTGGATCTGAGGATGAATTTGATGTCGCAGCCTCTCCTT
Coding sequences within it:
- the LOC136632250 gene encoding apolipoprotein A-IV-like; amino-acid sequence: MFLKAVALALVVCAITGSQGEVNTDQISDAFWNYFTQLTSNTKDKVEEIQQSDISKQLSSLIEQNLKNMNLYAGQLEEKLTPFVKQIQDELTQDPEKMKETIKQELEKLKVQLSPRIEEVQKLLSQNAEELKTKLAPYAEQLRTQFDENTKKVTEQLKSVTSDLGAKLKENTENLQESLTPYTQQLKTTIDDNVEKLRNQLKPITEKVKENVDQQLQELNKNLQPFAGNTKEELSNQINNIKFQISKNIEQMDSKIQEFTKDLKEQLPPFINELKSKLGGDMTNAKQTLEPYLTEMSQKIAQKIAEFKDTMIPYVDTLNKDIAQKVEDMKKKFGEYTVSAQDQVQLLEKEVRDKIQEFINKGVSTEN